A window from Deltaproteobacteria bacterium encodes these proteins:
- a CDS encoding GIY-YIG nuclease family protein, with amino-acid sequence NGTLYIGVTSQLATRVWQHKSKVVEGFSAKYGVDKLVYYEAHGCAERAIVREKQLKKRRRAWKIELIEAQNPDWRDL; translated from the coding sequence GGAACGGCACGCTGTACATTGGGGTGACCTCACAGCTGGCAACGCGGGTGTGGCAGCATAAGAGCAAGGTAGTGGAGGGTTTTTCGGCCAAGTACGGCGTTGACAAGCTGGTCTACTACGAAGCGCACGGCTGCGCAGAGAGGGCAATCGTGCGGGAGAAGCAGCTGAAGAAGAGGCGCCGCGCTTGGAAGATCGAGCTGATCGAAGCTCAGAACCCGGACTGGCGAGACCTATGA
- a CDS encoding SMP-30/gluconolactonase/LRE family protein, with product MNGSGSRWWQRPSTWILAIVVFAGVVRLTNIEWDQRHFFHPDERRVAYAVQDLSFKPLQLNPKFFAYGSLPIYLTKITSSLLGLLDPRLGHYDSVIHIGRAVTGVLGTLTVLLTMLLGFRIYDRAAGMLAGFLLAACVLHVQNSKFGCVDVPLTFLVLLALYCLMGVVQRGRTRDFVYAGLAIGLAGATKASAFPMMLPLLVAATHRWRSGDPLGVTLLRLATALVAVFGAFAFGEPYAIVDFYNVWQAADQGHLLGNLKYFWSHAPQQSQFLRDLIEQSGMVRNAGLFPYTNQYVGTAKYGYELSQIILCGMAPLLGLAAIWATGRRAIGIWRERAEEVVLLAWVVPFFLVTGWFEVKFIRYLLPIYPLMILWAAEWLVRLNRRGSVFGRLALPATVVGTMAALVAFLSIYTRPHTVVQASEWLYKFVPAGTKILSQDWDEGFPMPLPGPGMHPERYKIVTFGYYEPDSPAKMRKLATELAQSDYVAFQTKRLYGALTQASQKFPLSSNYFYLLFAGDLGFTLVHEVSARPSLFGLEFPDELVDESFTVYDHPKVLIFRNEGRLEAEAVFNQIMHGLPSQPLTRRDLLLARPGAEVGGVISEPIQSSLAAFLSFALLVEGLGLALYPLARRYLGGASPYALSKVLGVLLFAYVPWLLVSLGQAEFTRETLTVTVLGLGAIGLMGWLRRRSQPISADHGEWVASELLFWGAFLFFLLVRAFNPEVYWGEKPMDFSFLNALSRATTLPPPEPWFAGHDLNYVYYGHYLAAALGKVCHIHPALTFNLAIAFFGGLTAVAAFALGRTLTGSWRLGTVAALFTTLLGNLSGPREYIERHSMNFDYFWATSRVIKDTINEFPLWSFLFADLHAHVMVIPFSLTFLTLLVAWTRQQFDEVSTRSPRSLLLVLLGFGLGTIMVTNGWSTPTYVLLPPFVLGCHWLGASSGRRFGTFAAQLFTRVVFPSILIVLLAYALYLPFFLNFTPPERNWGWELGPLARPRDYAQIFGLFLYVLLPLFFAVWLRVLRPRPAPALTIAPANLAPSRWRPRRAWLEALADPPAVDTGEDAAAKTAEPGPAEEASVFPCELPEDAPACEVAAEAPPLPVPAPALPAPVPRWPGVLRIVVVSLVGLGAIAGLLVSNRLFLAVIGLLGFQLALSRRISARQRLPIALGAFGFFVTAGCDVVYVWDRMNTIFKFYLDSWLIFSAAAAAAIGELWDGGLLGRIGRAIWQAGLVVLIAVAAFTGASGTYGVLTTYRVTTPKPTLNGMAYLEERANYELAAFNWLNQRISGIPVIAEAYGPSYQEFSRVSMNTGLPTVLGWEYHVIQRSHTQADINRRKADLKLIYTSDNQEQVRAALERYHVALVYVGALERRTYGGANLEQFKQWPALLTPVYENAAVSIFAVSGVFTGGIPVTTVEEVPRVGEEEAVAPPQEPEGQLHQPRGIAVDSRGAVYATDFGNARIQKFSPELRFELAWGERGELPGQFRDPCGIAVGPQDLVYVADTWNHRVQVFGADGKYQREWGAGFYGPRGIAVDAKGAVFVADTGNNRVLRFSPTGDQEAAWGGAGKEPGKFAEPVGITTDARGQVYVCDNANARVQIFDRNGAFVSSFPVPGWESKVYSEPYIAVEPKGTIWLSVPGEKEVRAYDAGGRLLRTITGQAIATARFETPMGIAISPATKQVVISDLEHRVLHFPYETR from the coding sequence ATGAACGGCTCGGGCTCGCGCTGGTGGCAACGCCCATCGACTTGGATTCTGGCCATCGTTGTGTTCGCGGGGGTGGTGCGCCTGACCAACATCGAGTGGGACCAACGTCACTTCTTTCACCCCGACGAGCGCCGGGTCGCCTATGCGGTGCAGGACCTCTCCTTCAAGCCGCTCCAGCTCAATCCCAAGTTCTTTGCCTACGGCTCGCTGCCGATCTATCTGACCAAGATCACCAGTAGCCTGCTCGGGCTGCTCGACCCCCGCCTCGGCCATTACGACAGCGTCATCCACATCGGGCGGGCGGTTACGGGCGTGCTGGGGACGCTGACGGTGTTGCTGACGATGCTGCTCGGCTTCCGCATCTACGACCGCGCCGCCGGCATGCTCGCCGGCTTCCTGCTGGCGGCCTGCGTCCTGCACGTACAGAACTCGAAATTCGGCTGCGTCGACGTCCCACTGACGTTTCTGGTGTTGCTGGCCCTGTATTGCCTGATGGGCGTCGTGCAACGCGGGCGGACGCGCGATTTCGTTTACGCCGGGCTCGCCATCGGGCTGGCGGGCGCCACCAAGGCCAGCGCCTTTCCGATGATGCTGCCACTGCTGGTGGCGGCAACGCACCGCTGGCGCAGCGGCGACCCGCTGGGGGTGACCCTGCTGCGCCTGGCGACAGCCCTGGTCGCCGTCTTCGGGGCCTTCGCCTTCGGCGAGCCGTACGCGATCGTGGACTTCTACAATGTCTGGCAGGCGGCGGACCAGGGCCATCTGCTCGGCAACCTCAAGTACTTTTGGAGCCATGCGCCGCAACAGAGTCAGTTCTTGCGCGACCTGATCGAACAAAGCGGCATGGTGCGCAATGCCGGCCTGTTCCCCTACACCAACCAGTACGTCGGCACCGCCAAGTACGGCTACGAGCTGAGCCAAATCATCCTGTGCGGCATGGCGCCGTTGCTCGGCTTGGCCGCGATCTGGGCCACCGGCCGGCGGGCCATCGGCATCTGGCGCGAGCGCGCGGAAGAAGTCGTGCTGCTGGCGTGGGTCGTGCCGTTCTTCCTGGTTACCGGCTGGTTCGAAGTCAAGTTCATCCGCTACCTGCTGCCGATCTACCCGCTGATGATCCTGTGGGCGGCCGAGTGGTTGGTGCGGCTCAACCGCCGCGGCAGTGTTTTCGGCCGCCTGGCGCTGCCGGCCACCGTGGTCGGCACCATGGCGGCGCTGGTGGCGTTCCTGTCGATCTACACCCGCCCGCACACGGTGGTGCAGGCCTCCGAGTGGCTCTACAAGTTCGTGCCCGCCGGCACCAAGATCCTGTCGCAGGATTGGGACGAGGGCTTTCCGATGCCGCTGCCCGGCCCCGGGATGCACCCCGAACGCTACAAGATCGTGACCTTCGGCTACTACGAACCCGATAGCCCGGCGAAGATGCGCAAGCTGGCGACCGAGCTGGCGCAGTCCGATTACGTCGCCTTTCAGACCAAGCGGCTGTATGGGGCCCTGACTCAGGCCTCGCAAAAGTTCCCGCTCAGCAGCAACTATTTCTATTTGCTGTTCGCCGGCGATCTCGGCTTCACCCTCGTCCACGAAGTCTCGGCGCGGCCGAGCCTGTTCGGCCTCGAGTTTCCCGACGAACTCGTCGACGAGTCGTTCACCGTCTACGACCATCCCAAGGTGTTGATCTTCCGCAACGAAGGCCGCCTGGAGGCGGAGGCGGTGTTCAACCAGATCATGCACGGCCTGCCGTCGCAGCCACTCACTCGCCGTGATCTGCTGCTGGCACGGCCGGGCGCCGAGGTCGGCGGTGTGATCAGCGAGCCGATCCAGTCCAGCCTGGCAGCGTTTCTCAGCTTCGCCCTGTTGGTGGAGGGCCTGGGGCTGGCGCTCTATCCGCTGGCGCGGCGCTATCTGGGCGGGGCCAGCCCCTACGCGTTGTCCAAAGTGCTCGGGGTGTTGCTGTTCGCGTACGTGCCGTGGCTGCTGGTCAGCCTGGGTCAGGCGGAGTTCACCCGCGAGACGTTGACCGTGACGGTGCTCGGGCTGGGCGCGATCGGGCTGATGGGCTGGCTGCGCCGGCGCAGCCAGCCCATCAGCGCCGACCACGGCGAATGGGTTGCCAGCGAGCTGCTGTTCTGGGGCGCCTTCCTGTTCTTCCTGCTCGTGCGCGCCTTCAACCCGGAAGTCTACTGGGGCGAGAAGCCGATGGACTTCTCGTTCCTCAACGCCCTCAGCCGCGCCACCACGCTACCGCCGCCGGAGCCGTGGTTTGCCGGGCACGACCTCAACTACGTCTACTACGGCCACTACCTCGCCGCTGCGCTCGGCAAGGTCTGTCACATCCATCCGGCGCTCACCTTCAACCTGGCGATCGCCTTCTTCGGCGGGCTGACCGCGGTGGCCGCCTTCGCCCTCGGACGTACGCTCACCGGCAGCTGGCGGCTCGGCACGGTGGCGGCTTTATTCACCACCTTGCTCGGCAATCTGTCCGGACCGCGCGAGTACATCGAACGCCACAGCATGAATTTCGATTACTTCTGGGCGACCTCGCGGGTGATCAAGGACACCATCAACGAGTTCCCGCTGTGGAGCTTCCTGTTCGCCGACCTGCACGCGCACGTGATGGTGATCCCGTTTTCGCTCACCTTCCTGACACTGCTGGTGGCGTGGACGCGCCAGCAGTTCGACGAAGTCAGCACGCGCTCCCCCCGCAGCCTGCTGCTGGTGCTGCTGGGCTTTGGACTCGGCACCATCATGGTCACCAACGGTTGGAGCACGCCCACCTACGTGTTGCTGCCGCCGTTTGTCCTGGGCTGCCACTGGCTGGGCGCGAGCAGCGGCCGGCGCTTCGGCACTTTCGCCGCCCAGCTGTTCACGCGGGTGGTGTTTCCGAGCATCTTGATAGTTCTGCTCGCCTACGCGCTCTATCTGCCGTTCTTCCTCAACTTCACGCCGCCCGAGCGCAACTGGGGCTGGGAACTCGGGCCGCTGGCCCGGCCGCGGGACTACGCCCAGATTTTCGGCCTCTTTCTCTACGTGCTGCTGCCGCTGTTCTTCGCTGTCTGGCTGCGCGTGTTGCGGCCGCGGCCGGCGCCGGCATTGACGATCGCGCCCGCGAATCTCGCACCGAGCAGATGGCGCCCGCGGCGCGCCTGGCTAGAGGCGCTCGCCGACCCGCCGGCAGTCGACACCGGCGAAGATGCTGCGGCGAAAACGGCCGAGCCGGGGCCGGCGGAGGAGGCCTCGGTGTTCCCGTGCGAGCTGCCCGAGGACGCGCCGGCCTGCGAGGTTGCGGCCGAGGCGCCGCCGCTGCCAGTGCCGGCGCCGGCTTTGCCCGCGCCGGTGCCGCGTTGGCCCGGGGTGTTGCGCATCGTAGTGGTCAGTCTGGTCGGGCTCGGCGCCATCGCCGGCTTGTTGGTGTCTAACCGCTTGTTTCTCGCGGTCATCGGCCTGCTCGGGTTCCAGCTCGCCCTCAGCCGGCGGATCAGCGCGCGGCAGCGGCTGCCGATTGCGTTGGGCGCGTTCGGCTTCTTCGTCACCGCCGGCTGCGACGTCGTCTACGTCTGGGACCGGATGAACACCATCTTCAAGTTCTATCTCGACTCGTGGCTGATCTTCTCCGCCGCCGCCGCCGCCGCCATCGGCGAGCTGTGGGACGGCGGCCTGCTCGGCCGCATCGGCCGCGCCATCTGGCAGGCCGGGCTGGTGGTACTGATCGCGGTCGCCGCCTTTACCGGCGCGAGCGGCACCTATGGTGTTCTTACCACCTACCGCGTGACGACACCCAAGCCGACCCTTAATGGGATGGCCTACCTGGAAGAGCGCGCCAACTACGAGCTGGCCGCCTTCAACTGGCTCAACCAGCGCATCAGCGGCATTCCGGTCATCGCCGAAGCTTACGGCCCGTCGTACCAGGAGTTCTCGCGGGTCTCGATGAACACCGGCCTGCCCACCGTGTTGGGCTGGGAGTACCACGTCATTCAGCGCTCGCACACGCAAGCCGACATCAACCGCCGCAAGGCCGACCTCAAGTTGATCTACACCAGTGATAATCAGGAACAGGTACGGGCGGCGCTGGAGCGCTACCACGTCGCCCTGGTGTACGTCGGCGCCCTCGAGCGGCGCACCTACGGGGGCGCCAACCTGGAGCAGTTCAAGCAGTGGCCCGCGCTGCTCACGCCGGTTTACGAGAACGCGGCGGTGAGCATCTTCGCCGTCAGCGGCGTCTTCACCGGCGGGATTCCGGTGACCACGGTTGAGGAAGTGCCGCGGGTGGGCGAGGAAGAGGCGGTGGCGCCGCCGCAAGAGCCCGAGGGCCAGCTGCACCAGCCGCGCGGCATCGCCGTCGACAGCCGCGGCGCGGTCTATGCCACCGACTTCGGCAATGCCCGCATCCAGAAATTCTCCCCCGAGCTGCGCTTCGAGCTGGCCTGGGGCGAGCGCGGCGAGCTGCCCGGCCAATTCCGCGATCCGTGCGGGATTGCGGTGGGGCCGCAGGACCTCGTCTACGTCGCCGATACCTGGAACCACCGCGTGCAGGTGTTCGGTGCCGACGGCAAGTATCAGCGCGAATGGGGCGCCGGCTTCTACGGCCCGCGCGGCATCGCCGTCGATGCCAAGGGCGCGGTCTTTGTCGCCGACACCGGCAACAACCGCGTGCTGCGCTTCTCCCCGACCGGCGATCAGGAAGCCGCCTGGGGCGGCGCCGGTAAGGAACCGGGCAAGTTCGCCGAGCCGGTCGGTATCACCACCGATGCCCGCGGCCAGGTGTACGTCTGTGACAACGCCAATGCGCGGGTGCAGATCTTCGACCGCAACGGCGCCTTCGTAAGCAGCTTCCCGGTGCCCGGCTGGGAGTCAAAGGTGTACTCGGAGCCTTACATCGCCGTCGAGCCCAAGGGGACGATCTGGCTGAGCGTGCCGGGGGAGAAAGAAGTGCGCGCTTACGATGCCGGCGGCAGGCTGTTGCGCACCATCACCGGCCAGGCGATTGCGACGGCTCGCTTCGAGACGCCCATGGGCATCGCCATCAGCCCGGCCACCAAACAGGTGGTGATTTCAGATTTGGAGCATCGCGTACTGCATTTCCCGTATGAAACTCGCTGA
- a CDS encoding 6-bladed beta-propeller, translating to MKLAERWFVRGPLAAVALASGAAGQYWLVGAFAPLRAAIAWAVAAMAFVLLCLLDRSGRELPAADEPLAPALEWPLALAVIATGVFFRTFHLEQFPPGLNHDAAWNGLYAAQILQGIPYTPYVASAWGRESLPMYLQAAAMKLVGHEHLATMLPAVAAMVLMLPLFYLWVRAMFAAPAALAATLFLGATGWPLVYGRIGWGAGLQPAFTTMTCLFFWRGLLRARVSDFALSGVGLALTLNTYNASRIFPALFPLFALAYLAQHRNLREQWRRYWIGVTAMFLEFAVVIAPLAWYAATHWIQFMGRANALYAPTERGWANFKAAALLFNFFGNSDDFFVKTPLLEAPAAVCFVFGVLWCLVRLFDTRALFLALGLLIGLVPGLITRPNANHCVGALPFTYIFAGLGLLYFVRQFARLGRAGLVGALALAFLVGAAQVRATYSEYLGANRRDIWGYYPETTVLGRYMRTLAGRYAIWVGGANFPRDTLTYFTYMGEGDPFQRQYTWVDDLTSLLNQPPQPPPGRGLALILSTIDASPGVFAQLLPRYPEHEIVDLRYPVEDGPVFARALLVERAAVPAPMAEPAAAPAGPILWTGGRGFAPGQFNTPKGIARGERGEFYIADTLNHRVQKFDASGAFVAAWGHHGREPGLFNEPHALALDHEGNVHVVDTWNHRIQKLAPDGKVLAVYTPAKGFFGPRGIALTQNRAYVTDGGNNQVVVFDLAGKYIATFGQAGSAAGQLMQPVGIAVDRQGLIWVVDSGNNRLQAFAAEGGSVRTLPVPNWQGDQIKEGYLVMAGDRLILTDPVSERLLQLRGEQLEVLEAGTQLVGPSGIAADKTTLYVTERSRHAVVRVAVSGPPDRK from the coding sequence ATGAAACTCGCTGAGCGCTGGTTCGTTCGGGGCCCGCTCGCAGCGGTGGCGTTGGCGAGCGGGGCGGCCGGTCAATACTGGCTGGTGGGGGCGTTCGCGCCGCTGCGGGCCGCCATCGCCTGGGCGGTGGCGGCCATGGCCTTTGTCCTGCTGTGCCTGCTCGATCGCAGCGGGCGGGAGCTGCCGGCGGCGGACGAGCCGCTGGCGCCGGCGCTGGAGTGGCCGCTGGCCCTGGCAGTGATCGCCACCGGCGTGTTCTTCCGCACCTTTCACCTCGAGCAGTTTCCGCCCGGGCTGAATCACGACGCCGCTTGGAACGGGCTGTACGCGGCGCAGATCCTTCAGGGCATTCCCTACACGCCCTACGTGGCCTCGGCCTGGGGGCGCGAAAGCCTGCCGATGTACTTGCAGGCGGCGGCGATGAAGCTCGTCGGTCACGAGCATCTGGCGACGATGTTGCCGGCGGTGGCGGCGATGGTGCTGATGCTGCCGCTGTTCTACCTGTGGGTGCGCGCCATGTTCGCCGCCCCCGCGGCGCTGGCCGCGACGCTCTTCCTCGGCGCTACCGGCTGGCCGCTGGTGTACGGCCGCATCGGTTGGGGAGCAGGGCTGCAGCCGGCGTTCACCACCATGACCTGTCTGTTCTTCTGGCGCGGCCTGCTGCGTGCGCGGGTCAGCGACTTCGCGCTCAGCGGCGTCGGGCTGGCGCTGACGCTCAACACCTACAACGCCTCGCGGATCTTCCCGGCGCTCTTCCCGCTGTTTGCGCTCGCCTACCTCGCCCAGCACCGCAACCTGCGCGAGCAGTGGCGGCGCTACTGGATCGGGGTCACGGCGATGTTCCTGGAGTTCGCCGTGGTGATCGCGCCGCTGGCCTGGTACGCGGCGACTCACTGGATCCAGTTCATGGGCCGCGCCAACGCCCTCTACGCCCCCACCGAGCGCGGTTGGGCCAATTTCAAGGCGGCGGCGTTGCTGTTCAACTTCTTCGGCAACAGCGACGATTTCTTCGTCAAGACGCCGCTGCTGGAGGCGCCGGCCGCCGTCTGTTTCGTCTTCGGCGTGCTCTGGTGTCTGGTGCGCCTGTTCGACACCCGCGCGCTGTTTCTTGCGCTCGGCCTACTGATCGGCTTGGTTCCCGGCCTGATCACGCGGCCGAACGCCAATCATTGTGTCGGCGCGTTGCCCTTCACCTACATCTTCGCCGGCCTCGGACTGCTGTACTTCGTGCGGCAGTTCGCCCGGCTCGGACGCGCCGGGCTGGTGGGCGCACTGGCGCTGGCGTTCCTGGTCGGCGCAGCGCAAGTGAGGGCGACGTACAGCGAATACCTCGGCGCTAACCGCCGCGACATCTGGGGCTACTATCCCGAGACCACGGTGCTGGGCCGCTACATGCGCACGCTCGCCGGCCGCTACGCGATCTGGGTGGGGGGCGCGAACTTCCCGCGCGATACGCTGACGTACTTTACGTACATGGGCGAGGGCGACCCTTTCCAGCGGCAATACACCTGGGTTGACGACTTGACGTCGCTGTTGAATCAGCCGCCGCAGCCACCGCCGGGGCGGGGGCTGGCCCTGATTCTGTCGACGATCGATGCCTCGCCCGGGGTGTTTGCGCAGCTGCTGCCGCGTTACCCCGAGCACGAGATCGTCGACCTGCGCTATCCGGTCGAAGACGGTCCGGTGTTCGCGCGTGCGTTGCTGGTTGAGCGCGCGGCGGTGCCGGCGCCGATGGCGGAACCGGCCGCAGCGCCCGCGGGACCGATACTCTGGACCGGGGGCCGCGGTTTTGCCCCCGGGCAGTTCAACACGCCCAAGGGCATCGCCCGCGGCGAGCGCGGCGAGTTCTACATCGCCGACACGCTCAACCATCGGGTGCAAAAGTTCGATGCCAGCGGAGCGTTCGTGGCCGCCTGGGGGCATCACGGCCGCGAGCCGGGTTTGTTCAACGAGCCCCACGCGCTGGCGCTCGACCATGAAGGCAACGTGCACGTGGTCGACACCTGGAACCACCGCATTCAGAAATTGGCGCCCGACGGCAAGGTGCTGGCGGTGTACACGCCGGCGAAGGGCTTCTTCGGTCCGCGCGGCATTGCGCTGACCCAGAACCGCGCCTACGTCACCGATGGTGGGAACAATCAGGTGGTGGTGTTCGATCTGGCGGGGAAGTACATCGCCACCTTCGGGCAAGCCGGTTCGGCGGCGGGACAGTTGATGCAGCCGGTAGGCATCGCCGTCGATCGCCAGGGGCTGATCTGGGTGGTGGACAGCGGCAACAACCGTTTGCAGGCGTTCGCCGCCGAGGGCGGCTCGGTGCGCACGCTGCCGGTGCCGAATTGGCAGGGCGATCAGATTAAGGAAGGGTACCTGGTGATGGCCGGAGATCGGTTGATTCTAACCGATCCGGTGAGCGAGCGCCTGTTGCAGCTGCGCGGTGAGCAACTGGAGGTGCTGGAGGCCGGTACGCAGCTGGTCGGCCCCTCCGGCATCGCCGCTGACAAGACCACGCTCTACGTCACCGAGCGCAGCCGCCACGCCGTCGTGCGGGTGGCAGTGAGCGGGCCTCCTGATAGAAAATGA
- a CDS encoding DUF2304 domain-containing protein: MLAPLYALQTLAILFSLALIVFVIEAVRRTRLKERYALLWIGAGIALLLLSVYRPLLDRIALSLGVSYPPSLLFLVAFLFLLAIVLHYSLVLSSHRDSIRRLTQAVALLKRELEERVPRPSS; encoded by the coding sequence ATGTTGGCTCCGTTGTATGCGCTGCAAACGCTGGCGATCCTGTTCAGCCTGGCGCTCATTGTCTTCGTCATCGAAGCGGTGCGCCGCACGCGGCTCAAGGAACGCTACGCCTTGCTGTGGATCGGCGCCGGTATCGCCCTGCTGCTCTTGTCGGTCTATCGTCCGCTGCTCGATCGTATCGCCCTGTCACTGGGCGTGAGCTACCCGCCGTCGCTGCTGTTCCTGGTGGCGTTTCTCTTTCTGCTGGCGATCGTCCTGCACTATTCATTGGTGCTGTCGTCGCACCGAGATTCGATCCGCCGCTTGACGCAAGCGGTCGCGCTACTCAAGCGCGAGCTGGAAGAGCGCGTCCCGCGCCCATCGTCTTAG
- a CDS encoding glycosyltransferase family 2 protein, with the protein MHLLVVIPAYNEAASIAAVVAAVRANGVDVAVIDDGSSDATAASAGTAGAHVLRHPCNLGIGATVQTGFLYALAHGYDAVVRLDADGQHDPAYIPEFTALLDAGVADIVVGSRFLARQGFQSTVARRLGIAVLGVLSAMVGTRVTDPTSGYWGLNRRALELLARFQPDDYPETQALVLATRAGCRIRELPVVMRARTTGRSSLAGVTRSAFYMLNVMLAVLMERLRRR; encoded by the coding sequence GTGCACTTACTTGTCGTTATACCGGCGTACAACGAGGCCGCCAGCATCGCGGCGGTGGTGGCCGCGGTGCGGGCCAACGGCGTTGATGTTGCCGTTATTGACGACGGCTCAAGCGATGCCACGGCTGCGAGCGCCGGCACGGCCGGGGCACACGTGTTGCGCCACCCCTGCAACCTCGGCATTGGCGCCACCGTTCAGACCGGCTTCCTCTATGCCCTCGCGCACGGCTACGACGCCGTCGTGCGGCTGGACGCCGACGGCCAGCACGACCCCGCGTACATCCCGGAGTTCACCGCGCTCCTCGACGCCGGCGTGGCGGACATCGTCGTCGGCTCGCGCTTCTTGGCACGACAGGGGTTCCAGTCCACCGTGGCCCGCCGCCTCGGGATCGCGGTGCTCGGCGTGCTCAGCGCCATGGTCGGTACCCGCGTCACCGATCCGACCTCGGGCTACTGGGGCCTCAATCGCCGCGCCCTCGAACTGCTCGCCCGCTTCCAGCCCGACGACTACCCAGAGACGCAAGCCTTGGTGCTCGCCACCCGCGCCGGCTGCCGTATCCGCGAGCTGCCGGTAGTCATGCGGGCACGCACCACGGGGCGCTCATCGCTGGCGGGTGTTACCCGCTCCGCGTTCTACATGCTCAACGTCATGCTGGCCGTGCTGATGGAGCGGCTGCGGCGCCGCTGA